The Syngnathus acus chromosome 2, fSynAcu1.2, whole genome shotgun sequence genomic interval GAATATTCAATTTCAAGATCAAATCTTCCTTGGCTTCATGCAAATCTGtccgtgtgcgtgtgctgtCAAGCTTGCTGTTGCtctttctgctgctgctgatctgGCTCTGAGCTGAGGAAGTGAGAGGTAGGGGAGAAAACAGTCACGTGCCGAGCAAGACGGCTGTAAAAAGACTAATTAAAACATGTGCTGATTGATATTGTGGAAGTGGGAGAAAGGGGGAAGACAAGAGGATGATGTATCCCAGAGTTGCGTGCTGTGGTGTTGGAAGGACTTTTGtggaaaaagacattttaacaGAAGCAGGCAGAAACTTTCACCACTGGTAATAGTCGCTcgctaaaaagtaaaaatacaaaaattgtGACACAATCCTCTGTTGTGAGGACAAGAGGCCAAGAAAGGGAGTTACTGTACACAATTTTAATGCAAGTcattattgcaaaaaaaaaaaaaaaaaagctgtttgcAGCTGTTATGGCCGTTGGAcccccccctacacacacacacacacacacacacacacacacacacacacacacacacacacacacacacacacacacacacacacacacacacacacacacacacacacacacacacacgcacatgcacgcacacttactttctctctttcaaagaattttcatttgaatgaaatccCTCCCTCAGTACACTGTTGTTCTCACATGGGGGGAGGGGTCTGATTGGTCAGGATGCCTTACGAGGTAAACCAATGAATGCGTAGTCCCGCCCCTAACTCCACCCCCTGAGGGACGCTGAGGTCCAAGGCCCGGCATGTGATTGGAGGGCTGTAGGAACCAGACGTGGTATTAAGTGCCGTCCCGTCTGCTCCACTTCAGTACTGAGGAGAGTCCCGACTGGCTGCcagagtgtgtgagtgtgtgaaagagagagagagagagtgagtgtgtgtgtgtgcgtgcatgccaGGATGAGACTTCCATAGGCATTTGATTTGGACTTATTTTCGCACTCCTCAGGACTGGAGTTTGCTTCAGATCACATCTGGACACGTTGACTTGGGGATGTTGTTGTTTGCCGGCTGATCCGCCTCAGCTGATCTCTGCTTGAAGAGTCTGACCAGTGACCCTGATAGACGGcttaaatccccccccccctcatttgGGTCACCGCCGAACCTGACAGCGGTGTCCTTGCCGGACCCGATGTGGAATTTGACCCCGACAGACCCCGACCTCGGAGAAGCCATACACTGAGGCCGGACTGGGGGAAAGAAGGGTAAACGAGAACGAGGAGTGAGAATATCAGCATAGAGAGTGGTAAGCATGTTAAAGGGGCTTGGAGGGGGGAAGGGGAGCGTTGCGAGACAAGACaaaagtacaaaagagtgATTTTCAAGCTGAGGGAGAACATGTAGGAGCTTCATTGTCCATTAAAGTCTCACTTTTGTTTACTGACCCCTTGTGTTTGTTGTAACAAGAATTGGTAACCATCAAGTCACACCAAagccaacctttttttttacctgatgTACACATGCTTTCAATCTCAAGGGCAGAATTTGGTTCTGTTTttgtaaaaagcaaaaagtagTACATGGTACAATTGGGCGGCAAGACGGTGCACGAGTGCTTAGCATGTGTGCTTCACAGTTGTGAGGTTCGGGATCAAATATCAGCCagtgtgtggagtttgcatgttctctgcctgcttgcttgcttgggtTTCCTCCAAGTGCTCTGTCCGGGTTCCTCCCAcacattcccaaacttgctGTTGTAGTTGCATGTTCGACTGGACTTGAGAGTGTGAATGTTTACTTGTCAATATGTGCCCCTGGGCTGGCAACCAGTATACAATGTGGCCCACTCCTGACTCCAAAACTCAAGGCTGTAGCGCACCTGATGACAAGCGCTGTTGAAAAGGGATGCTTGGTATTGCCACTATTTACATCTGTTGCTGCTGACCACAGCAAGGAGGCAAATGAGGGCCAGAAAACAGAGCACTTCAGCAAAGTTCAAACTGTCCAGCAACAGAGTAGGCACAGTACCGTAGAATGAGTATAATATGTAATACACACGgtgcattttgaaaagaagCTTTTTAATGTGGGGAATACAGTGAGACCTCCTCGTGATGCTCAACAATTTCTCAACCATTCATGGTCACCTTCACGTCAACAAAAAATTTCTAAGAGTCTTCAAGGAAACTAACAAGCATGTTAGGCATGTACTTTGAGGACGCCTGAGTAACTTAGCTTAAAACGTAAAAATGCTGACCACCATTGTGGCTCTTCTAAATCAAAAAGCTTGTGACTACAGTCAAATCTTCTTGCTGTTTCTCAGCTTCGCCAGTATGCCAGTGGAGACCCTGCGGCCCTCTGACGGTCGCCTGGCCGGGGCCCCCTTCACCTCCGCCATGCCCTTCAGGATCCTCACCAAGGGGCCCGACTACTTTCGGCGCCAGGCTGAGCCGGCTACCCGCAAGCTGAGCGCCGTGGAGCGTCTGGAGGCGGACAAGGCCAAGTACGTTAAGAGCCAGCAGGTGGCGCTGACGCGGCAGGCGCCGGTCAAGCCGCCGATCATCCGCAAGCCCCTTGTCCCCCCGGCCATGATTCTGCAGTGCCACATGGGCACTCCCCCTGCCCGGAAAAGTCCGCGCTGCCCCACTAGCATGGACAGCGGTGGCGTGAGGGAAGGACCGGGAGGGAGACGAGGACCGCCTCTCAATTTGGATATTTTAAACAATCTCATCAACGACGTATGTGACAGCCCACTGCCCTCCTCCCAGTCGTCGTCGTCCACCTCCCCCTCATCCTCGTCCCCTTCCTCGGGCACCAAGAGCATCGGCAGCAGCTTGTCAGCGGAGCACGATAAGAACAGCCGACTCCTGAACAGTCTCAAACCGcggagcgccgccgccgccaactCGACCACCTCGTCCTCCACGTCTTCCCCGCTCAACCCCAGCCATAGACCTCCCCCTGTCCCGGCACGGGCGCCCCGCATCCTCGTCCCATCGGCCTACGTCCCTCCAAATACGGTCACGGTACGCAGGGTAGACGTTCGACCacatgcagaaatgaggaaACCCCAGAGGCCCCAATTCAGGCCCCGACAAATTGCCCAAGGTCAAGTCACGCACACCCAGGTCCTCCCGCCACCTCCGCCAGCACCCAAGAACCCACCTCAATCAAAAGCCACCACGCCGTCACCCCCTTCTTACCTGCCGCCCAGCCCCATGCTGGTCCGTGCAGGTATGATGCCGCCTGCCTCGCCCGCTTTCACCCGCCTGTCCAACGCCAGCTCCAAGGGCTCCGCCCGCAAGCACCCGTCACTGCACCGCTCCAAGTCCGACCTGAGCGACCGCTATTCCCGGGCCACAGCCGACCTAGAGCGCTTTTTCAACTACTGCGGGTTGGATCCCGACGAGGTGGAGGGCATGGGCGGAGTGGAGCGCTTCACCAGGGCCAACTCAGACATTGTGTCCATCTCCAAGCTCCGCAGCGTCAGCACGCCCAGCTCAGAGTGCGGGGACGAGGCCGAAAGAGGCCGGGAGGACTGCGAGGACGATGAGGACGGGCCCGTCGGAGGCAACGAGCGCGTCCCCTACGGCATCTCCGTCATCGAGAGGAACGCTCGAGTCATTAAGTGGCTCTACGGCATCCGACAGGCACGAGACACTAACAGTGCTGTTTCGAACGTGTAGACTAAAACTCcactttttgttgtatttatacGAAGAAGGGAAGTCAGTCGTTTCATCGTTTGTGGCCTTAAGTCTGACATTTTCATGTCCTTCCGACGGAGACTCACGTTTTACATTTGAAGACTTTTGAGGAAGTTGTAACAGGCCCTTCCTTTTTCACTTGAACAATGTTACGTTGTATCTGTAAGTTAGCAATAATAGACTGACGAGGGTGGTTCCTCATACAAAGCAACGGTACTGGCTCTGTGTCAATCTGCGTCTGAGCGTCGCAGAGAACCTCGCTAATGCTGtgaaagtcacaaaaaaagcttCCATCAACAacatattgtatttttcagtCACCTTTGGCTGCAAGACTGTTCATCTACTCGTTTTCGTTGGCATGCAAGTGTATTTCTGTacatttgtcactttttgtCACAAAGCACGCATGTGCTATGTACTTCGTTGCACCGACACTCATGTTTCAAGTCAGTAAACATCAAGATACTAGCAGCTTtcatttgtgagtgtgtgtgtgtccgctCATTTTTTGGGATTAGGCTGCGGGATGAATTGTGTTTACCTCGCATGTCCCAGCACAAAGCTGCTAAAATGAATAACAAGTAGcatgaaaagaaacaacagaTTTTCATTTTCGCACTCAAAATGGTTTGATCAGGGATGGGCTACAGAACATCCGCGAGAGCTTTTTATGCGGCGTGACAtgcaattgaaaaacaaacaaaacctcAGAGGAACTGTTGTAAAAAAGCCCTGCATCATTTAagccacaaatgttgataataCTGTCACATACAAGAAACaaatccccttttttttttttccataatccCTCAGAGGACTTGAACTCACCCATGTTAACGTTTTACTAAAGAATTCAGtcatggatttaaaaaaagtgtctcAGGAAATGTTTGGCTTACTAACACAAATGGACCAATATTTATTTGGAGAATCTATTTTAATGTAGTCAACACTTGTGTACGGGACTTGAATTCAATCTGAAGTGCAATCTATTCAAAGTCCCCCCCCCGCAATTATGTTGAAATGAagacacacccacacacgcgTACAAAtacaccgtgtgtgtgtgtgtgtgtgtgtgtgtgtgtgtgtgtgtgtgtgtgtgtgtgtgtgtgtgtgtgtgtgtgtgtgtgtgtgtgtgtgtgtgaacatgATGAAAATCTCAGTGTGAATGCGTCTACATAATCTTACTGCAAAggttttttgttcttttcccAGGACATTCCTCCTTTAAGATGTCATGTGTCACGGGTTTGACAGTAGCTTCGAAATACGGATGCACAAAGAGATCCGAAAGGCTTTAAAATGGTGTCTTTGAATTTATGATTAAAACACAGCTCAAGAGAATTCACATTGTCTGTTGACtttttaacttgttttttttccccatgatAATTCTgtttctgggtttgaatcttaGTTTTGGTCTCCCCGTaggaatttgcatgttcttccgTGCTTACGAGAGTTGGCTCCCGGGACGCTTTGAGGCTCCTCATTTACAGTCAATTGCCAAATCGTTAAAGACAAAATTGTTATGATCaccataattatttttgtttgtgtgttttacctCCACCATTGAGGACCAAGCAggttttcacttttgtttgcaaaatacaacaaaaaattattcttgccaaaatgttttggttgttgGGTCATGGGCTCCGGAAGAACAGTACACATTTTGGTGCACGTGCGTGTACGGGCTCTGTTTTCACGCACGCTTCCCAATACATGGAATTGGCCTCCCCCCAGCTTAAGCGGTCTACCGAAGAGCTTGTGGAAAGTCACACTGGCTTCCCAACATGACATCATGGCACACACATGATCCCAACGTGTGGTTTTGATCTACAGCTTTCATGACATGCTATGTCTGATCATGCGGCTGCTGTGGGGCGCCGTGATTCCATCTGCAGTCTCACTTTGGGCATTGggacagtgtttttttttctcaccttaTTATTACCTCCTCTAAGGGGGTAATCTTTTTGTCCATGTGTGGCAGGAGGGTAGCAATTCAAATCTTGAACAAtatttttcatcaaaatggAAGGCAATTTAGAGTCACCAACGTATCATGcgtttttgtaaatatttgatgttCAAAATTTCCTCGGAACAAGAAAAATTGGCAAACATACTAACATTTGTGACCTTGAACAAACCCTGACTAAATCTGACAGAACGCGTTCCAATTCGGTTTCGGATGAATAACTGCGAAACAACCCCCAGAGTGTTGGAAAGATTAGGAGCACCAGCGTGGAGTTCAACCCTTCAGCTGAGTGTGGCCGTTTAACGTGCCTAATTTTCAGATAGGCGGTGGAGGTGGTACCCCattcgtggacttcaggcgaatCGTTTTTGGAGATTTTCAGCAGTTGAAATGGGCCTAAGTAGAGATGTCCACTTGCATTTTGAGGCTGGTTGATCCCCGTATTATTATCCTTTTACTTTTGAAAGCGACGTCTGTATAATGATTTGCAATGGGGAAATTATGATAGCTTCCTTCCGTGACGTCATCAACCAAGACATGGAGGGGAAGGGTGTGTGCCCCTATTCATTAAAAGTGGGCATTTTTTAAAGGCATTAGTTGTTGCattatttctccaaaatgaatggataaaaTGAAAcctcttttttaattttcctgaTCAGAAGATACATAAACTGGGCTAGTAAATGAAAAATGGACTATCATCGCTTTTGTGTCCTTTTAATCACTAAAAGAAACATCCATtatcaaattaaatcaaaactTACAAGAAGACATCTGTTCTATCTTCTCTcctcacatttgtgtttttgaaaggCCTGAGTCAACGGTGAAGGACAAGATTATTTCCATGAGGCGACATCGCTATCCACTGAGGCTCCCAATCAGGAACAGTCTGAGATACTAAGGCAGATTGTTTATGTTGGAGCCATTTGGAATCGCTCGTTCATAATGGCATGGGCTTATTCCCATGTTTTCACACCGCGACAGCGTCATAGTTACATAACCGGGAGCGGACTCCTCTGACCCGGCGGCTTTTCGGTAAGATGGAACACATGTCCCAGGACGTCTCTGCCTGCTGTGCTCTCGGTGGACAATGCACGCAAACAAGCATCAACGTCAGCGCCGTGCACCCGCACTTGATCTCTGGCTGAGCGACCATATGGTCATATTTACTGTGCGATCAACTGAGTCCTGGCATGCAGTTAGAATGCACAAATGCTCACTCACACGTTGCCTGTGTGTGCTTTAGCCAACATTGTTGTTTGCAGCCTCTGCTGTGGGTTGGCCTGTTGAATCATTTTTATGCTTCAAATGCTTCAAGCTTTAATTAATTTACAGTTTGGCCAAGCTACCTCAATAGCTTAGGGTAGGCTGGACATGCAGGAAATTCACACGTTATGTATGACCCAACACTAACAATTTTGGTCAAAAGTGActgacacctgtgatttaaAGAGGCCCTGGCATGTTTTTGATCATGAATGTGCATGCCCCAGAGTGACCAAGTCCTCAAAGATCGGTTTGTGATGTCACCAACCCTGCTTTTTGCGGTTTTCCATGTGTCAATATTTCTTAAGGTGTAGACGTCAAAGACCAAAATTCACTCATTCAATGCGAGGCTAACAGTAGACCTTCCTGGTGGAGCCATTCTACAAGGCGAAATTGGGGATTTGGACAGGGTTCCGACTCTATATTTGGTATATGCCACACGATAAACTTGTTCTTGACACAAAtggctgttttgtttcttcttgGTCTACTAGAATTTTCTTGTCTTCAGGAGAGAATCAATACAGcatgttgggtttttttgtttctgcgCAAACTACCATGTGTCAATGATCATAATTAGAGTGTTTGGATCAACTTTCGATTGGTGTTGTCAGTCGAGCTAATGTGGGTTCATCCATCTTAAAACTTGCCAGTTTCAGTAAACATAGTGAGAGCGGTCTGATTTTGCAATTAAGTACTGTCCCTAGAGTAGCAATAAAGTATGTCAGAGCTTCATATTGACATTGTGCATGTGATAAGCTGATTAAGGCCCTAAGCCGGATGGCatctctgtgtttttttgttttttttaacgtatCTGTGTACGTATCTCATGGGAAAGCCAAAGCGGGTTGTCTGTGTTAGCTTAGCACATTGTTGCAGTGCATCACTCGGGCTCCCCTGGTCTGTTGATCCTTCTCGCCATTGTCCTCCTCATGTTTGTTCATCTCAATCATAGCTGCACCGGCCTCTCAATTTTCCTTTTAAGCTTTGTTGTCAGTGTGCATAATTACAGGCATTCCCTGTGAAATGGTGAAAGCCGcatgtgttttgatttgttcGCTCAGTAGCAATGATTATTCCCATGCTTGACAGTATGACAAAGCCCGCAAAAACAATGTCAACTCTGCAGACTTCgcttgtgtctttttttttttccaggccaACCCAAGTATTTCTGCTGGAACCAAAACATTTTCCGTCCTTCCTTCAGCACAATTTTGCTGACAAGTCAACTTTGCGGTTGAGACCATCCAGGACGCTGgatggatttgtgtgtttgaaaagATCATCTACTGcattttccccccttttccCCCTTCATGTGTTGAACAGCAGCATGTATTTCCAAAGTACGGGCATATTTGTCTGGCTAAAATGAATGAAGTAAAgggatgtttttgttattaaaCTGCGGACATCAGGGTGGACTTGTGGTGTCTCACTTTTGTGACGTTTGCAGGTCCAATTTTGGGTTTTCTTCATGTACATCGGCTTCCTCTCGCATTCCTCTGGCTTTTTTAACCGTGCACCCCTACTCAAATGTGATTGGTTTTGCCAGAGTTGTTGATTGTTCAACCAAAGCATTCATCTTTGCAATGCCATCTTTAGCATATCTGCAATTGCTATGGTGAATTCATAAAGATTATTTTGAAAccagcggaaaaaaaaaatccatcatgCACAATGTGATGTTTGTTATAGTGGGGGTGTTGCAGCTGACAGATGACGTTTGAGTCTGATTTGGCGTGAAAGCGTAACGTGGGGTTGTTAAGAAGAGTGTGACGGCGGCCACAAGCGCGTGTCCAATTTGCGTCTCTTGTGAtttgaacaaaatcaaacacttGTGATTAGATGGCAATCAAAAACTGGTTCTTGAGACTAATTTGATTCCTGcaaaacaattgttttgtcatttttgacgGATAGTCTGCATGGTCTGTTGGCAGGTTTTTATCATTGACAGTGGATGACTGTTCCACATGAGAGCATTTCACTACATTTAAGTGATTTATGTGAGAAAATATCAGTAATAGTGTCTGGGGTAATCTAAATTAAGTATGTTTATCATCGGCCTTGTttatattgaaaatgtgtgtgcatgcgtgtgtttgAGTCGGAGTACAGCTGGCACACAGCGATACAACAGCTGTCTTTTTAGCTGTGGGAAAATATCCGGAGGAGGCAACCACATCAAGTTGATTACGACATCATGGAACATTGTAAGAAAATGATATGATTATGATTAGCTTACAATAGTCCACACATGTTTTGGTCGAGAGAACGATGACATTTTGTGGACTCAGTTTGAGTGTTTCATGGTTTGATTTTGGctgaacaaagcaaaaaatagatATCTCATATGGCTTTGCACTTGACACATTGGCAGGTCTTGCACAACTGCCAGGTGGGCTGCAAAACTTAGCAGATGAGACAAGTTAACTGTTGAAATCGTCCTGAAGCAAAGTACAGCTGCAAAACATTGTCCTTTCATGGTGAGCCAGGGGCACATAATAATGAAGATAGGAAGAATCTTGCCTGGggtcaaaatgtcaccatCATAACATATTTATTCACCGTACAGGCAATGTTTTAAATGAGACGTTATCCTGTTTCTCACAATTTCCAACCGTTCTCAGGTGTCTTAAAGTCCTTGTAAAGTCATAATAAATATCtctgttatttaattttgaaaaaatgaacaaattaaGAAAGAACAGTATGGTCAGTAAAATAAGGTTTCGAAATTGTGAATTACTTCTCAAACGCTGTGGGCATGTCTGCCAAATGTTCTGAAACCTTGCCCTCCTCAACTGCCAACTGTCAAATACCACTACGTCTAAAATCTTTCTAATGCCTGCATGGATATCATGTTGGAGGAACAAAAATATACTGTAATTGCTTAAAGTCTCCGGTGGCTAGAATATATCCCAGCAGGTCAAAGCAGGACTCTTTCATAGCGTAACCAGAGGCCCTGGCCACAAGGTAGCTCGCAAGCTTGCAGGATGTCGTAAAGCTCGTTAGTCATTAGCTAACTGGCACGGTGTGCTAGAACTAGCTCACGATTGCACCGGCGTGAACACAGAAGCAACCTCACTTTGTATGCATCTTAGAAAACCAACGGTTTTGTAAACAATAGCCACCTTTTTAGCTTCCTATTTTCAGCTGCTTCTCTGATATGCTTTGCTTTTCCTGATCTGAAAAGGAGCTCTCGGGAGTGAAAAGATGATTAGAATTGGCTACAAATACAGCACGTAGCCCACTTTAGGCTGCAGATCAAAAGCTGCCTGCACAAAGCTGAGGCAGCTCAGTGTTTCAGCTCAGCAGCGCTACGTCACTAATGTGCTGGAGCCACATGACACACTTGTAAGGAGCACACTCTAATGTTGGGAATGAAAGTGGCATCATGCAATCAAATATACATGTTtaatgtttgtgtgagtgaCAGGAAGTGTCTGGTCGTCTCCTTTTGTCTGACAGCGCAATTTCTCTTAGGATCAGCGAGATGTTAAGacgattttcttttaatacatCGCCTTCTTTTCATCACGCAGCAACAACACAGCACACAGCTGGAGGCACGCAACGCAACACAAGTGCAGCCATATGATAGCTGCCACAGTCTTCATGTGAAATATTGTGAAgaattccatccatcctcatTTTGTAATTTCTTATGTTTGTCATATCATTCCAAGGCCACAAAAACTTATTAGGCCTACTCGTGATATAGAGCAGGGCAATCTACAACCCAGTCTAAGTCCAACTAACACGTATGCCATCTAGTGATGATTGGTGATATCGCAACTTCAAACTTCACCTGACTCCTGCATATTTGCAGTTTGGCGAATTTGCGTGTGCTGCGAGTGAGGACCATATTGGTGATATTGAAACTTTCAACCTTCACCCAACTCCTGCGTATTTGCAGTTTTGACGAATTTGCGTGTGCTGTAAGGAGCATGAGTGGCGGTGTTGGTGGTGGGAGGGCAATCTTTGGGGAATTGAGGCTGGGGAAGTAACAGTTGCAAAGACCAACAGTTTTTGACCCGAGTAAGGACTAGCGCtacagaaaatggaagcaTGAGCAGTGGAAGTGGAACACTTGAAGATGTTAACAATGAAGTGATAAAACGATGTGTTTTTAAGAAAAGTGCGACGTTCCTGTTAGTATTTATCTCGTGCTGAGATTCCGTAATGGTCGTGTCATGCCGCACCGCTCGTTTCATCTTCAAAAGGAAATGAGTCTCAGTGGCTCAGAGGCAAGGCTGTAAACTAGGTCGCCGCCACGAGACAAGC includes:
- the wu:fa11c10 gene encoding protein FAM110A → MPVETLRPSDGRLAGAPFTSAMPFRILTKGPDYFRRQAEPATRKLSAVERLEADKAKYVKSQQVALTRQAPVKPPIIRKPLVPPAMILQCHMGTPPARKSPRCPTSMDSGGVREGPGGRRGPPLNLDILNNLINDVCDSPLPSSQSSSSTSPSSSSPSSGTKSIGSSLSAEHDKNSRLLNSLKPRSAAAANSTTSSSTSSPLNPSHRPPPVPARAPRILVPSAYVPPNTVTVRRVDVRPHAEMRKPQRPQFRPRQIAQGQVTHTQVLPPPPPAPKNPPQSKATTPSPPSYLPPSPMLVRAGMMPPASPAFTRLSNASSKGSARKHPSLHRSKSDLSDRYSRATADLERFFNYCGLDPDEVEGMGGVERFTRANSDIVSISKLRSVSTPSSECGDEAERGREDCEDDEDGPVGGNERVPYGISVIERNARVIKWLYGIRQARDTNSAVSNV